The genomic interval TCAGTTACCGATCGACAAAGTTAGAATCaaagactacaaaaaaaaaaaaaaagaaaaaaagaatggcgAGGGGAATGGATTAATTATCACATAACTTTTGGTAATGTTTCGTAGTGGTTCCTTGAAAAATTAGCCATGAATAAGTTAGTAACGTAAAAATAGGTACATCAAACACCATGAATAAATGTCAAACAGTTTTACGGATGCAGACAAAAGAAAGAATTGCAAAAATCAGACATCCCTATTAGAAAAGAAATAGTCTAAGAAGATTCCCTCTATTCCCTTTGCGGGacggactgttccaacgaagtcgcgtattgtccttgccttcgaaacacggagtagatggacagggacaactgatgaagggaaatattctttatgttgcatgtctcgtttctctgtttgtgtttttcgttgttcgaaaaaagttcgttttctgttttcgtctttatgttttcgtttctcatcgTGTTTGNNNNNNNNNNNNNNNNNNNNNNNNNNNNNNNNNNNNNNNNNNNNNNNNNNNNNNNNNNNNNNNNNNNNNNNNNNNNNNNNNNNNNNNNNNNNNNNNNNNNNNNNNNNNNNNNNNNNNNNNNNNNNNNNNNNNNNNNNNNNNNNNNNNNNNNNNNNNNNNNNNNNNNNNNNNNNNNNNNNNNNNNNNNNNNNNNNNNNNNNNNNNNNNNNNNNNNNNNNNNNNNNNNNNNNNNNNNNNNNNNNNNNNNNNNNNNNNNNNNNNNNNNNNNNNNNNNNNNNNNNNNNNNNNNNNNNNNNACAAACAGTGTAGTaaacaaactcatatacacacacacgaaacacattaatacagacacgcacacgctctcacacgcacagaaacacactagcaccttcacacgcacatacccacacacacagatacatatgcaaaCGCATGCGCAGATAAAGATACACATCACAGAAAAACAGAATGGACAAAATAGAACAAGAAGACACACGTGAGATGGACCCACTAACTCAAAGCAGATGAAAACATAGTGGAAAGTCGAAGTGAAATGGTAGGTTATAAGTGGCACGGGAACAAcgaataaacattgaaaatgtttcATGAATGGAAAGCAGACAGCTTTCCCTGAATACAGCCGAAGGTAAAAATCGTCTTATGTTGGATATCAAGACATGTGCTAAAGATTTAAGTTTACTTTTAGCATTCTGATAAGAAAGCCCAGTTTCTATGATGTAACTTTGGTAATTCATTCTATGCATGagatttcgaaaaaaaaaaaaaaaaatcattgaagatGGTTTGTTCTGGATTTTCTAACAGAAAACTTGGAACTTTAAGGTTGTAGTTACCAATGAAAATGAGTAAAATGAGAAAGTAGTTTTTTAAATAGGAAACATTTAGAGAGTTGGTTCCTCACATCCCATCATAGAAGAATATCGGTGCGCCCAAACTTAATTCTATTTAGTATTACAGTGCCTCATTACAAGCAATTACTGTATGTAATCTTAGATTTCTATTAAGAAATAACACAATTTTCCATAGAGTACGACAATGACGTTTCCAAGCAACGAACCTGAGTTTACAGATGGACATTCAATCCAGCGATCTGCTCTTATATCGTATGTTTCTATGATGCCAGTAGGGCTTCCACCGCTCCAACCACcgattacaaataaaatttggTTAGGAATTCTTGCAGTTGGTAAACTAACATGTGATCTATCAATAGCTTCCATGGGAGAAAAGGTTACAGGAATATGAAATAAGTTGTTAGTAAAATCTTCACCGCATGCGCAACAATATCTCTGTACTTGCTCAATGAAACACGCAGATGTCAGTTCAAACCGTACTTTCTGCAAAAGTCGGTTGaaatgatgttttcttttgtttggatCGTAACTGATCCAATCAACAATTCCATCAAAGActatttcttccgattttacaTTAAGGCAATCCGAAGAAATGATTTCGCAGATATCATCAATATTCAGTCGCTGGAACTCATCCGACCGTCTGTATACAATTGAGAAGTTTTGCAGTATATACCTATGCGCTGCAAGTTGTAATTCCCGACATGAATATATCTGGGCTAGTCGTCTAATTCCAACACAATTTTCTGCGGTTAATCCAGTTGCCAGAAATTCACAACAACATTGCAGGAGGCGAATCATATTGAAATAATCAGCAGCTACTAGAAGATCTTCGACATTGTTGCAGTTAATGCTACACTCTTGTGTGTATGCGAACTCTAGAATGGAATTCATTGTATTGACGCTCACATTGGGAATAATCACTTTCTGACGATTACTTTGGAATCTCTCGTTGGTAAAAAGTACTCTGAAATAGGTACTGCTGGATGATAAAATCACACGATGAATTGGGAATGATGTGTTTCCTACTAAAATTTCAGCATCACATAGTTCGCCAGCATTTCGCAGTTCCATTAAAACATGACAAGCTCTAGTCGTTTCATTGTGATAAATCCTTTTTGTTTCGTCTTTCACTACTTCTCCTTCCATTTGTAAAGTCTTGTGAATGATAATGCCTCTTCACAGAAAACTTTCCTTTCCGACGAAAGAGATTTTCTATCATAcattttcttgattttgtttattattttgttttgttgttgttttacaatcctaacgtttctgccgatagcgaaaataaaaagaaagaacgaaacaaTGATCTCGCCATTGTGAGTGACGTCATCGAGTGATGCATGACGTTGCTGTGCAAGAGACTCAATGAcgaaatggaaatagaaataaaatagaaaacctattgcttcatttttttttctcacagttTCACGTCATTTCGTTGACGAAATGACTTACTTATGTCTTCATATCTGCTGGAAATCCTGCGACAGATTTCTTACTTTGTTTATTCTTTCAgttataacaacaatagtaaaaacATTAACAACTTCATTCAACTTGAAACAAGTCCAATTATTATAGAGAAGTATGATCAATCAATTGAGTAGTCTTTCGAAACTACTGGCATTTACATATGTCATTGGCCACACAGGAAGGATGAAAAGTCAacaccagcagaatttgaactagagTCGAGactaaataatgtataaatactaTAATTGTGAAATAGCTTTAGCAACGATCTTCAGTAAAACTATTCTTACGAcctttgataataaataataagtgaGGAAGATAAGTGATACAGTCAACTCATTCTTTCAACtggaaatatatactatatacagccTGTGCCGTATTCTCGAAGACATTATTTTTGAACATAGTGATAACAGTGACAACAATGATTtcttatacagatacatattttcAGACTTATAAAAAGATGAAATGAGACTGTGTGGTGTTTATCTCCCCCTCCTCTTTGCTATCTAAATCTATGAGTTGGTTGTAACTTCAAGTAGTACTTATTTGCAGGTAAGTGGAACGAGCCATTGAAATTTGTGAGGTTTTGAAAAGGATATTGCATTGATGTTGATGGAACATAAACTCCATCAACCAATTGGACATCAAGGCGTCCCAGCAGGTCATGCAGCCTCAGTTAACAACaacgaaagtatatatatatgcatgcatatttccaTACTAACTACCTGATACttatcattaacgtgatttttctccttattttatgaatatatataNNNNNNNNNNNNNNNNNNNNNNNNNNNNNNNNNNNNNNNNNNNNNNNNNNNNNNNNNNNNNNNNNNNNNNNNNNNNNNNNNNNNNNNNNNNNNNNNNNNNNNNNNNNNNNNNNNNNNNNNNNNNNNNNNNNNNNNNNNNNNNNNNNNNNNNNNNNNNNNNNNNNNNNNNNNNNNNNNNNNNNNNNNNNNNNNNNNNNNNNNNNNNNNNNNNNNNNNNNNNNNNNNNNNNNNNNNNNNNNNNNNNNNNNNNNNNNNNNNNNNNNNNNNNNNNNNNNNNNNNNNNNNNNNNNNNNNNNNNNNNNNNNNNNNNNNNNNNNNNNNNNNNNNNNNNNNNNNNNNNNNNNNNNNNNNNNNNNNNNNNNNNNNNNNNNNNNNNNNNNNNNNNNNNNNNNNNNNNNNNNNNNNNNNNNNNNNNNNNNNNNNNNNNNNNNNNNNNNNNNNNNNNNNNNNNNNNNNNNNNNNNNNNNNNNNNNNNNNNNNNNNNNNNNNNNNNNNNNNNNNNNNNNNNNNNNNNNNNNNNNNNNNNNNNNNNNNNNNNNNNNNNNNNNNNNNNNNNNNNNNNNNNNNNNNNNNNNNNNNNNNNNNNNNNNNNNNNNNNNNNNNNNNNNNNNNNNNNNNNNNNNNNNNNNNNNNNNNNNNNNNNNNNNNNNNNNNNNNNNNNNNNNNNNNNNNNNNNNNNNNNNNNNNNNNNNNNNNNNNNNNNNNNNNNNNNNNNNNNNNNNNNNNNNNNNNNNNNNNNNNNNNNNNNNNNNNNNNNNNNNNNNNNNNNNNNNNNNNNNNNNNNNNNNNNNNNNNNNNNNNNNNNNNNNNNNNNNNNNNNNNNNNNNNNNNNNNNNNNNNNNNNNNNNNNNNNNNNNNNNNNNNNNNNNNNNNNNNNNNNNNNNNNNNNNNNNNNNNNNNNNNNNNNNNNNNNNNNNNNNNNNNNNNNNNNNNNNNNNNNNNNNNNNNNNNNNNNNNNNNNNNNNNNatgtatgtatgtatgtatgtatgtatgtatgtatgtatgtatgtatgcatgtatgtatgtataggtaataACAGAAAAGGAAGAATTTTGTGGTGAGTTGTaagatatataagaaattaaaaaaggataatacacacactttacatagttttaatataatttttaatatatcgaccggtttctctttcgctattcatgatattatggtttacttatttgaatatgtattttctttagaattttttgttcctgttgtgtgtgatgatatttacaAGTGAATGACTTCATAAGTAAAaaataaggggaggtaattggttatcgttattattgttattgttgtgggcaagggagataactcttcaGCTTTCGGTAAAGgtagggcaatatatatatacacacaaaaagttTCGAAAAACTTGTTTAGTGAGGGGATTTATGTACAGTGATGCATGCATAttaagacgtgttctgtatttttcgatgaaaaaaatttctttatttaaacgttcttgtggagaaattgtgtctttgcactggtagaaggggaagactgtgaaatttggtttgatgttatctgcaaatttttctatatgttcactgagaAGAATTTGCCTGTATTGTGGGAAATGGatttgctctttatgtagagtggttctccgtCTCAAGGTCATACTCGTCTGTCCAATGTAGTTGTGTCCACAAcccgagcaggttattacataaattaggttctcagaggcacaagtgaaactagttttaattgtgaacctctcttcttatttgaaaaagaaatccgAGCCTTCAAGTAAGTTGGGGCAGGTTNNNNNNNNNNNNNNNNNNNNNNNNNNNNNNNNNNNNNNNNNNNNNNNNNNNNNNNNNNNNNNNNNNNNNNNNNNNNNNNNNNNNNNNNNNNNNNNNNNNNNNNNNNNNNNNNNNNNNNNNNNNNNNNNNNNNNNNNNNNNNNNNNNNNNNNNNNNNNNNNNNNNNNNNNNNNNNNNNNNNNNNNNNNNNNNNNNNNNNNNNNNNNNNNNNNNNNNNNNNNNNNNNNNNNNNNNNNNNNNNNNNNNNNNNNNNNNNNNNNNNNNNNNNNNNNNNNNNNNNNNNNNNNNNNNNNNNNNNNNNNNNNNNNNNNNNNNNNNNNNNNNNNNNNNNNNNNNNNNNNNNNNNNNNNNNNNNNNNNNNNNNNNNNNNNNNNNNNNNNNNNNNNNNNNNNNNNNNNNNNNNNNNNNNNNNNNNNNNNNNNNNNNNNNNNNNNNNNNNNNNNNNNNNNNNNNNNNNNNNNNNNNNNNNNNNNNNNNNNNNNNNNNNNNNNNNNNNNNNNNNNNNNNNNNNNNNNNNNNNNNNNNNNNNNNNNNNNNNNNNNNNNNNNNNNNATATATTGTATTAGGGGTCTTGAAGTGGTTTATATGCCCAATTTTGTCATGAAGTCCGCGATTACAGTGGGGGTACATAACAGCAGAGTCAAGACCTGATGGGATTTTAGCTTTCCGTGCAGCCCTCCTCTCTTTAGCTTCTCTGGTCACATCCTGATTCTGAGCGCTGTATTCCAGATACACAGAACTATGCCACAGTGAGTGATCATGAGCAAAGTATTCCCAAGTAGACTGCTCCATGTTACACTTTTCTCACGGTTGTCTTGAGTGTCTTTCTATCTATTCTTTGCTCCACCACGTGACTGAGAGCCAAATGCT from Octopus bimaculoides isolate UCB-OBI-ISO-001 chromosome 5, ASM119413v2, whole genome shotgun sequence carries:
- the LOC128247907 gene encoding kelch-like protein 10, which translates into the protein MEGEVVKDETKRIYHNETTRACHVLMELRNAGELCDAEILVGNTSFPIHRVILSSSSTYFRVLFTNERFQSNRQKVIIPNVSVNTMNSILEFAYTQECSINCNNVEDLLVAADYFNMIRLLQCCCEFLATGLTAENCVGIRRLAQIYSCRELQLAAHRYILQNFSIVYRRSDEFQRLNIDDICEIISSDCLNVKSEEIVFDGIVDWISYDPNKRKHHFNRLLQKVRFELTSACFIEQVQRYCCACGEDFTNNLFHIPVTFSPMEAIDRSHVSLPTARIPNQILFVIGGWSGGSPTGIIETYDIRADRWIECPSVNSGSLLGNVIVVLYGKLCYFLIEI